One region of Solanum pennellii chromosome 6, SPENNV200 genomic DNA includes:
- the LOC107023199 gene encoding serine/threonine-protein phosphatase 6 regulatory subunit 3-like, with amino-acid sequence MFWKLTHLSCSPVEEVLDKENFTLEELLDEEEIIQECKALNSRLINFLRDRAQVEQLLRYIVEVPSEDADSKWKFKFPFIACEIFTCEIDVILKTLVDDEELMDLLFSFLETDRPHCALLAGYFSKVVVCLMLRKTIPLMNYVQTHHDVFRQMVDLIGITSIMEVLVRLVGADIYPNTKDVMQWLADSNLLEMIVDKLSPSSSPEVHANAAETLCTITLNAPSPLATKLSSPSFVARIFSHALEDSHSKSALVHSLSVCISLLDPKRSIPSPMMYSYRCQHVYESSVCVNPETISAMLPNFSNLLKLLNVSSDDKILPTTYGELGPPLGKHRLKIVEFISVLLKTGNEVAEDELISSGTIERVLDLFFEYAFNNALHHHVESIINSCLESRNSVLVDHLFEDCNLLIKILQTDKQRTVSGSESQPTFPATGKQAPRLGNIGHLTRIANKLVQLGSNDNRIRGHLEKNMEWSDWHTTVLQERNTLENVYRWACGRPTALLDRTRDSDEEDVHNRDYDVAALANNLSQAFQYTIYDNNGAEEDNGALDRDDEDVYFDDESAEVVLRLGEEQGSNLFTNSDWFAFRDDRTGDDPKSTSPTEVMEDINLNGTTNGGNSNSDDEVVVGEQEELAERKSDVMPSSSSDAFNGVGGADSANGGDFNQQKDKAGVSGDGDFFHFEKSDSDDPFGDRPIPEWVAWGNGSVGGSANPFEDNGDCSKNLANSGEAVTPSISPTSCSGGESIPNSVSTSPDSNKSSSGSDSSQKAAAPVPSLFEEDVEFVGVELEGTEKAMEHALKEGIVGEAAPLKRSLVPKMPEKDNTDEGGSGVKEFNDANFWRVDQEVTVLE; translated from the exons ATGTTTTGGAAGCTCACACATCTGTCCTGTTCGCCG GTTGAAGAAGTGTTAGACAAGGAAAACTTCACATTGGAAGAGCTTCTTGATGAAGAAGAGATAATCCAAGAATGCAAAGCTTTGAATAGCCGCCTGATAAATTT TTTGAGAGATAGAGCTCAGGTTGAGCAGTTGCTGCGATACATCGTTGAAGTGCCTTCTGAGGATGCCGATAGCAAATGGAAGTTTAA GTTTCCTTTCATCGCATGTGAGATATTCACTTGTGAAATTGATGTCATCCTTAAGACTTTAGTGGACGATGAAGAG CTAATGGATTTGCTCTTTTCGTTCTTGGAGACCGACCGTCCTCATTGTGCGTTGCTTGCTGGGTATTTTAGTAAG GTCGTGGTGTGCCTCATGTTGCGGAAGACTATTCCACTTATGAATTATGTTCAG ACCCATCATGATGTTTTCCGCCAGATGGTGGATTTGATTGGTATTACATCCATAATGGAG GTTTTGGTGCGACTTGTAGGCGCTGATATTTACCCAAACACTAAGGATGTCATGCAATGGCTGGCTGACAGCAATTTATTAGAAATGATTGTGGATAAATTGAGCCCCTCT AGTTCTCCAGAAGTACATGCTAATGCAGCAGAGACTCTATGTACAATAACCCTAAATGCACCATCTCCTCTTGCTACTAAGCTATCTAGCCCAAG TTTTGTAGCAAGGATATTCAGTCATGCCCTTGAAGACTCACACTCAAAGTCCGCCCTTGTCCATTCATTATCTGTATGCATATCTTTGCTGGATCCAAAAAGATCAATTCCATCTCCCATGATGTATTCTTATCGCTGCCAGCATGTTTATGAGTCATCTGTGTGTGTCAATCCTGAGACTATAAGTGCAATGCTGCCAAATTTCA GCAACTTGCTAAAGCTGTTGAATGTATCATCTGATGACAAGATTCTGCCTACAACATATGGTGAACTCGGGCCGCCTCTAGGGAAACATCGGTTAAAG ATTGTGGAATTCATTTCTGTGCTGCTAAAAACTGGCAATGAAGTTGCAGAGGATGAATTGATCAGTTCTGGGACAATTGAGAGAGTCCTGGATCTCTTTTTTGA GTACGCATTTAACAATGCATTGCATCATCACGTAGAGAGTATAATCAATTCATGCTTGGAAAGCAGAAACAGCGTCCTGGTCGATCATCTTTTTGAAGACTGTAATTTGCTTATAAAAATTCTTCAAACGGATAAACAGCGCACAGTTTCTGGCAGTGAAAGTCAG CCCACTTTTCCTGCTACTGGTAAACAAGCACCCCGACTGGGTAACATAGGGCATCTAACACGCATTGCTAACAAACTTGTACAGTTGGGAAGCAATGACAATCGCATTCGAGGACATCTAGAG AAAAATATGGAATGGAGTGATTGGCACACTACTGTCTTACAGGAGCGTAATACACTCGAAAATGTCTATCGATGGGCTTGTGG CCGGCCAACTGCATTACTAGATAGGACAAGAGACAGCGACGAGGAAGATGTTCATAACAGAGATTATGATGTAGCAGCTTTAGCAAATAATCTGAGCCAGGCATTCCAGTACACCATATATGATAATAATGGTGCTGAAGAG GATAACGGAGCTCTTGATCGAGATGATGAG GATGTATACTTTGATGATGAGTCTGCTGAAGTTGTCCTGAGGTTGGGAGAAGAGCAAGGGAG CAATTTGTTCACAAATTCGGATTGGTTTGCTTTTCGAGATGATAGAACTGGAGATGATCCCAAGAGCACCTCACCTACTGAAGTGATGGAAGACATTAACCTTAATGGAACAACAAATGGTGGTAATAGCAATAGTGATGATGAGGTGGTAGTTGGAGAGCAGGAGGAATTGGCTGAGAGAAAATCAGATGTAATGCCCAGTTCTAGTTCAGATGCCTTTAATGGAGTTGGTGGAGCCGATTCTGCTAATGGTGGAGACTTCAATCAACAAAAAGATAAAGCAGGTGTGTCAGGTGATGGGGATTTCTTCCATTTTGAGAAGTCAGACAGTGATGACCCGTTTGGAGACAGGCCTATACCTGAATGGGTTGCATGGGGGAATGGCTCAGTTGGTGGATCCGCGAATCCCTTTGAAGATAATGGTGACTGTAGCAAAAATCTTGCAAATTCAGGGGAGGCAGTAACTCCCTCGATTAGTCCCACTTCTTGCAGTGGTGGAGAGTCTATTCCAAATAGCGTATCTACATCTCCTGATTCTAACAAAAGTTCATCAGGATCTGATTCTAGTCAAAAAGCAGCAGCCCCTGTGCCTTCTTTGTTTGAAGAGGATGTTGAATTTGTTGGTGTGGAATTAGAGGGTACTGAAAAGGCAATGGAACATGCTCTTAAGGAGGGTATTGTTGGGGAAGCGGCTCCATTGAAAAGGAGCTTGGTTCCTAAGATGCCAGAAAAGGATAATACAGATGAGGGCGGGTCAGGAGTGAAAGAATTCAATGATGCAAACTTTTGGAGAGTGGATCAAGAAGTCACAGTACTGGAATAA
- the LOC107021521 gene encoding uncharacterized protein LOC107021521, producing the protein MAASRSYFATPNYRFLSTEPDVAMTPDSVFEFDESDVWSSSTVSRSPEFRKKSPSSRISRKQCETKSYRKCSGATAASLPVNVPDWSKILKDEYREYGRRDSDDDVDDDDLDNRIPPHEFLAKQLERTRIASFSVHEGVGRTLKGRDLSRVRNAIWEKTGFQD; encoded by the coding sequence ATGGCAGCTTCAAGGAGCTATTTCGCCACGCCAAACTATCGATTCCTCTCCACCGAGCCAGACGTTGCGATGACTCCTGATTCGGTGTTCGAGTTCGACGAATCAGACGTGTGGAGCTCATCGACGGTTTCTCGGTCGCCGGAGTTTCGTAAGAAATCTCCGAGTTCAAGGATCTCGAGGAAGCAGTGTGAAACGAAGAGTTACCGAAAGTGTTCCGGCGCGACGGCGGCGTCGTTGCCGGTGAATGTACCGGACTGGTCGAAGATACTGAAGGATGAGTATAGAGAGTACGGGAGGAGAGATAGTGACGATGATGTGGACGACGATGATTTGGATAATCGGATTCCGCCTCACGAGTTTTTAGCGAAGCAGTTAGAGAGGACACGAATCGCATCGTTTTCCGTGCACGAAGGAGTTGGGCGGACTCTCAAAGGGAGAGATCTGAGTAGAGTCAGAAATGCTATTTGGGAGAAAACTGGATTCCAGGATTGA
- the LOC107023780 gene encoding 60S ribosomal protein L12 has product MPPKFDPSQVVEVFVRVTGGEVGAASSLAPKIGPLGLSPKKIGEDIAKETSKDWKGLRVTVKLTVQNRQAKVSVVPSAAALVIKALKEPERDRKKTKNIKHNGNISLDDVIEIAKVMQPRSMAKDLSGTVKEILGTCVSVGCTVDGKDPKDLQQEITDGDVEIPQD; this is encoded by the coding sequence ATGCCGCCAAAGTTCGATCCATCTCAGGTCGTCGAGGTTTTCGTCCGAGTCACCGGTGGTGAAGTCGGAGCAGCGAGTTCACTCGCTCCCAAAATCGGTCCACTCGGTCTTTCCCCTAAAAAAATCGGAGAAGACATTGCAAAGGAGACCTCAAAGGACTGGAAGGGTCTCCGAGTGACTGTCAAGCTGACAGTGCAGAATCGTCAAGCTAAGGTATCGGTTGTTCCCTCTGCCGCCGCACTTGTCATCAAGGCGTTGAAGGAGCCGGAACGTGacaggaagaagacgaagaacATCAAGCATAACGGTAACATCTCACTTGATGACGTCATTGAGATTGCTAAGGTGATGCAGCCTAGATCTATGGCGAAGGATTTGAGTGGAACTGTTAAGGAGATCTTGGGAACTTGTGTATCCGTTGGTTGTACGGTAGATGGTAAGGATCCTAAGGATTTGCAGCAAGAGATTACTGATGGAGATGTGGAGATTCCTCAGGATTGA
- the LOC107022543 gene encoding uncharacterized protein LOC107022543 — protein sequence MCPLRFILVFFSALLAGYLAWRTVRSSDDLDFANPDDETTKSKSEEERRESDSGEVKFHKFQKIQNGFWVFVDMASGKYLWRNLKSMNNVVDKTN from the coding sequence ATGTGTCCTTTAAGATTCATCTTGGTATTTTTTTCGGCATTGTTGGCTGGTTATTTAGCTTGGAGAACGGTTCGTTCTTCCGATGATCTAGATTTCGCAAATCCCGATGATGAAACAACGAAAAGCAAATCGGAGGAAGAGAGACGAGAATCTGATTCTGGTGAGGTGAAATTTCACAAGTTTCAGAAGATTCAAAATGGATTTTGGGTTTTTGTGGATATGGCAAGTGGGAAATATTTATGGAGAAACCTAAAGTCGATGAACAATGTTGTAGACAAGACAAATTAG